Proteins found in one Candidatus Woesearchaeota archaeon genomic segment:
- a CDS encoding glutaredoxin domain-containing protein produces the protein MKKITVYSTPTCSKCQMLKKILDSKNIEYEVESNMEKIMDIAREVKTTELPIMTISESDTSDIFSGSEAIIKGKGM, from the coding sequence TTGAAAAAAATAACAGTATATTCAACTCCAACCTGTTCTAAATGTCAAATGTTAAAAAAGATACTTGATAGTAAAAACATAGAATATGAAGTTGAAAGCAACATGGAAAAGATAATGGATATAGCTAGAGAGGTTAAAACTACAGAACTCCCTATAATGACTATTAGTGAGTCTGATACTAGTGATATATTTAGTGGTAGTGAAGCAATAATCAAAGGTAAGGGGATGTAA
- a CDS encoding AAA family ATPase — MNEKDRIAFKERFYIEADKQGIEVNTEFQKALETIVTGSNVFLTGNAGKGKSTFINILRACYTGNMAVCGSTGVASANIQGVTLHSLMSLPLKAISKHSEYMEVAQKAISRNGAVLKNLDLLVIDEISMTKPYHISAVDHILKQAKECEYKPFGGCSIILTGDVAQASPIVDNKSYEPAFLKENFEGCPFFFSSPAYKLGNFKFIELKKNYRQGKNDFSDTLDRLRDYTFTQSDIDLINTRVVNEEDFYAEDDFLYLSSTNKVVNAVNKSWLDALEGRLYTFNAETSGKVLKSLIPDTLHLKEGCQIMALRNDKDKQYFNGSRGTFLKQIDNDTLLIEIEGEKIKVERYEEKSIEYKFDKESNSVIEKTIGRRLQFPITQASAISVHKSQGISLDRAFIDLSKYFKPSGLAYVALSRVRKLEGVGLARKVTAKDFPENEHLVKFLEENA, encoded by the coding sequence ATGAATGAAAAAGATAGAATAGCTTTTAAAGAAAGATTCTATATAGAGGCTGATAAACAAGGAATTGAAGTTAACACTGAGTTTCAAAAAGCTCTAGAAACAATTGTAACAGGCTCTAATGTATTCCTAACAGGGAACGCTGGTAAAGGTAAGAGTACTTTCATAAATATACTGAGAGCCTGTTATACTGGTAATATGGCTGTCTGTGGCTCAACAGGTGTAGCTTCAGCCAATATTCAAGGAGTAACACTTCACAGTTTAATGTCTCTACCTCTTAAAGCTATTAGTAAGCACTCAGAGTATATGGAAGTAGCACAGAAGGCTATATCAAGGAATGGTGCTGTATTAAAAAATCTAGACTTACTAGTGATTGATGAAATCAGTATGACAAAGCCATATCACATTTCTGCTGTGGATCATATATTAAAGCAAGCTAAAGAGTGTGAATATAAACCTTTTGGTGGTTGCTCTATTATACTAACAGGTGATGTAGCACAAGCTAGTCCTATCGTAGATAACAAAAGTTATGAACCAGCTTTCTTAAAAGAAAACTTTGAAGGCTGTCCATTTTTCTTTTCTTCACCAGCATACAAACTAGGAAACTTCAAGTTTATAGAATTAAAGAAAAACTATAGACAGGGTAAAAATGATTTTAGTGATACATTAGATAGGTTAAGAGATTACACTTTTACACAATCAGATATAGATCTAATCAATACTAGAGTAGTAAATGAAGAAGACTTTTATGCAGAGGATGACTTTTTATATTTGTCAAGTACAAATAAAGTTGTTAATGCTGTCAATAAATCTTGGCTCGATGCTTTAGAAGGTAGATTATATACCTTCAACGCTGAAACAAGTGGTAAAGTACTAAAGAGTCTTATACCTGATACACTACATCTAAAAGAAGGATGTCAAATTATGGCACTTCGTAATGATAAGGATAAGCAATATTTTAATGGAAGCAGAGGAACCTTCCTAAAACAGATAGATAATGATACTTTACTTATAGAGATAGAGGGTGAAAAGATAAAAGTAGAAAGATATGAAGAAAAGTCAATAGAGTATAAGTTTGATAAAGAATCTAATTCCGTAATTGAAAAGACTATAGGAAGAAGACTTCAATTCCCCATTACACAAGCAAGTGCAATTTCAGTACACAAGTCTCAAGGAATTTCACTAGATAGAGCTTTTATAGACTTAAGCAAGTATTTTAAACCTAGTGGATTAGCATATGTAGCTTTATCAAGGGTTAGAAAATTAGAAGGAGTAGGTTTAGCTAGAAAAGTTACAGCTAAAGATTTTCCTGAGAATGAACACTTGGTAAAGTTTTTAGAGGAAAACGCTTAG
- a CDS encoding FkbM family methyltransferase has protein sequence MEKLITELYEHKGVKALVRPETSDSFVVREVMQGEYNKLNIREDDIIVDFGLNIGMFTTFALKKGAKKVYSFEPDKENYYLATKNVEMNIPDSTRYKLNNDAVIGNNDKTRDFSINVKRNKGAHSLIKKRGRDTITVSCQNINKVLESIKPTIVKMDIEGGEYECLKSLENNFEGVREFIMEFHHAHLNDIPEHKKYNEILNILRGMFDVVEARAETKKARVNIVYCYNK, from the coding sequence ATGGAAAAACTAATAACAGAATTATATGAGCATAAAGGTGTAAAAGCCTTAGTAAGACCCGAAACATCGGATAGTTTCGTAGTGAGAGAAGTAATGCAAGGAGAATATAATAAACTTAATATAAGAGAGGATGATATCATAGTTGACTTTGGCTTAAATATAGGAATGTTTACAACATTTGCTTTAAAAAAAGGTGCTAAAAAAGTTTATTCTTTTGAACCTGATAAAGAAAACTATTATCTAGCTACCAAAAATGTTGAAATGAATATTCCTGATAGTACAAGGTATAAACTAAATAATGATGCAGTTATTGGAAATAATGATAAAACTAGAGATTTTTCAATTAATGTAAAGAGAAACAAAGGAGCCCATTCTCTCATTAAAAAAAGAGGAAGAGATACTATTACCGTCAGTTGTCAAAATATAAATAAGGTTTTAGAAAGTATTAAGCCTACAATTGTAAAAATGGATATTGAGGGTGGAGAATATGAGTGTCTAAAATCGCTAGAAAATAATTTTGAAGGTGTACGAGAGTTTATTATGGAATTCCACCATGCACATTTAAATGATATTCCTGAGCATAAAAAGTATAATGAAATTCTTAATATACTACGAGGTATGTTTGATGTTGTTGAAGCTAGAGCTGAGACTAAGAAAGCTCGGGTAAATATAGTTTATTGCTATAATAAATAA